A part of Antechinus flavipes isolate AdamAnt ecotype Samford, QLD, Australia chromosome 6, AdamAnt_v2, whole genome shotgun sequence genomic DNA contains:
- the RCHY1 gene encoding RING finger and CHY zinc finger domain-containing protein 1 isoform X1, with the protein MASAEVTVGDEDGGGGGRVPGRRGCEHYDRGCFLKTPCCGKLYICRLCHDNKEDHSLDRFKVKEVQCTKCGKLQDAQKTCEECGAVFGEYYCDICHLFDKDKKQYHCEKCGICRIGPKEEFFHCSKCNLCLSLSLQGHHKCIENVSRQNCPICLEDIHTSRVVAHVLPCGHLLHRTCYEEMLKEGYRCPLCMHSALDMTRYWRQLDNEVAQTPMPTEYQNMTVEILCNDCSARSTVQFHILGMKCKSCESYNTAQDGGRRIPLDSSDQPC; encoded by the exons ATGGCTTCGGCAGAGGTTACGGTAGGGGACGAagatggcggcggcggcggtCGAGTGCCAGGGCGCAGGGGCTGCGAGCATTACGACCGCGGATGCTTCCTCAAG ACTCCCTGCTGTGGTAAACTTTACATCTGCCGCTTATGCCATGATAATAAAGAAGATCATTCCCTGGACCGTTTTAAAGTAAAAGAAGTACAGTGTACAAAATGTGGAAAACTTCAGGAT GCTCAAAAGACTTGTGAAGAATGTGGTGCTGTATTTGgagaatattattgtgatattTGTCATCTGTTTGACAAAGACAAGAAACAATACCATTGTGAGAAATGTGGAATTTGTAG GATTGGtccaaaggaagaattttttcaCTGTTCGAAATGTAACCTATGCCTATCCTTGAGTCTCCAAGGGCATCACAAG TGCATTGAGAATGTTTCCAGGCAGAATTGTCCCATATGTTTGGAG GACATTCATACATCCCGTGTGGTTGCTCATGTGTTACCATGTGGGCATCTTTTACACAG aacaTGCTATGAAGAAATGTTAAAAGA agGTTACAGGTGTCCATTATGTATGCACTCTGCTCTAGATATGACACGTTATTGGCGACAATTGGATAATGAAGTTGCACAAACTCCAATGCCAACAGAATATCAAAATATGACAGTAGAA ATTCTCTGCAATGATTGCAGTGCCCGCTCCACAGTCCAGTTTCATATATTAGGAATGAAGTGTAAAAGCTGCGAGTCCTATAATACTGCTCAAGATGGAGGACGTAGAATTCCTCTAGACAGCAGTGATCAGCCTTGCTAG
- the RCHY1 gene encoding RING finger and CHY zinc finger domain-containing protein 1 isoform X2, giving the protein MWNLIGPKEEFFHCSKCNLCLSLSLQGHHKCIENVSRQNCPICLEDIHTSRVVAHVLPCGHLLHRTCYEEMLKEGYRCPLCMHSALDMTRYWRQLDNEVAQTPMPTEYQNMTVEILCNDCSARSTVQFHILGMKCKSCESYNTAQDGGRRIPLDSSDQPC; this is encoded by the exons ATGTGGAATTT GATTGGtccaaaggaagaattttttcaCTGTTCGAAATGTAACCTATGCCTATCCTTGAGTCTCCAAGGGCATCACAAG TGCATTGAGAATGTTTCCAGGCAGAATTGTCCCATATGTTTGGAG GACATTCATACATCCCGTGTGGTTGCTCATGTGTTACCATGTGGGCATCTTTTACACAG aacaTGCTATGAAGAAATGTTAAAAGA agGTTACAGGTGTCCATTATGTATGCACTCTGCTCTAGATATGACACGTTATTGGCGACAATTGGATAATGAAGTTGCACAAACTCCAATGCCAACAGAATATCAAAATATGACAGTAGAA ATTCTCTGCAATGATTGCAGTGCCCGCTCCACAGTCCAGTTTCATATATTAGGAATGAAGTGTAAAAGCTGCGAGTCCTATAATACTGCTCAAGATGGAGGACGTAGAATTCCTCTAGACAGCAGTGATCAGCCTTGCTAG